The sequence CGCCCTTTGCGCGGGCGTCTGCCCTGCTCAGCCTGTCGCGGATCGATGAGCGCCAGTTAGGTGACCCTCAACTGAGCGGCTAAGGTTAGGCGAACCTAAGCGTGAACGTGCAGGAGACTCGTGATCACCCTCGCCGCCCGGCCGACCTCGGCCCGCAACCGGTCCGGCACCCGTACCGGCCGCCGGGTGGCCGTCACCGTCGCGGCCGCGCTGGTGCTGCTGCTCACCGTGCTGGCCAGTTTCGCGCTCGGCAGCCGACAACTCGGCATCGACCAGGTCTGGCACGCGCTCGTCGCGCCGGACGGCAGCGACGCCAGCACCATCGTCCGTGAGCTGCGGATGCCGCGGACCGCGCTCGGCCTCGCTGTCGGGCTCGCGCTCGCCGTGGCGGGCGTGCTGTTCCAGGCGCTCACCCGCAACCCCCTCGCCGAGCCGCGCATCCTGGGCATCAGCGCGGGCGCGTCGTTCGGGGTGGTGCTCGCGATCTCCGTCTTCGGCGTCGGCACGCTCGCCGGGTACGTGTGGTTCGGCATCGCCGGAGCCCTGATCGCCGGGCTGCTGGTCTTCGCCATCGCCACCCGCGCCCGCGAGGGCGCCAGCCCGGTCACCCTCGCGCTGGTCGGCGCGGCGCTCGACGCCAGCCTGGCCTCCGGGGTGTACGCGCTGCTCAGCATCGACGCCCGCACCTTCGAGGAGTACCGCTTCTGGGTGGTCGGCGGGCTGGCCGGCCGGGACCTGTCGGTCGCCG comes from Micromonospora vinacea and encodes:
- a CDS encoding FecCD family ABC transporter permease; translated protein: MITLAARPTSARNRSGTRTGRRVAVTVAAALVLLLTVLASFALGSRQLGIDQVWHALVAPDGSDASTIVRELRMPRTALGLAVGLALAVAGVLFQALTRNPLAEPRILGISAGASFGVVLAISVFGVGTLAGYVWFGIAGALIAGLLVFAIATRAREGASPVTLALVGAALDASLASGVYALLSIDARTFEEYRFWVVGGLAGRDLSVAAQVLPFVLAGLVLAALVARGLDALALGDDVARGLGHRIGLVRLGGGLAAVLLTGAAVAAAGPVAFVGLAVPHLARALVGADHRWTLAVSALLGPALLLAADIVGRLVAPPGEIPAGIVTALIGAPLLAVLVRRARVVTA